The Malus domestica chromosome 10, GDT2T_hap1 genome contains a region encoding:
- the LOC139188996 gene encoding uncharacterized protein, with protein MSPTEWWIMYGTDAPTVRKLAIKVLSQTASSSACERNWSTFALIHTKQRNRLAHSRLEKLVYCYYNMKLQIRDKEAEIDHVDRGDPLDVFDIVGEDDDTEGNQLFQWIRPLHLDDDEGNPAPRVAEEARNEGINVERVLEEEVGSSSADSLDELFLPRPRNTGIPHSSNPTQPQHRADTNDSSSTRSGDSPTTGGGNDEGHSGAGGSGAGGSGGGYGNYYGPPPPGYMSPFTGEANFTHATQDDDHGSRRAGPGIGAIGKDYTRRERGKGILSSQEDDSLSRTSDSVGLGSSNYGYTHNQPFPYPSYPYPSYPIPVGMESSDSWKQSQPQSSNDFSYGQPQPISDPYGWHVNNYMQNYFGDLSFDNYSSQYTHSTHRDDEDSEKFEPHRNSMWY; from the exons atgtctccta ctgaatggtggatcatgtatgggaccgatgcaccaactgtgagaaagttagcaataaaagtattatcacaaacagcttcctcatctgcttgtgaaagaaattggagcacatttgcactgatacacacaaagcaaagaaataggttggcacatagtaggttggaaaaattagtttattgctactacaacatgaagcttcaaattcgagataaggaagctgaaatagatcatgtcgaccgtggtgacccactagatgtgtttgatattgttggtgaagatgatgatacggagggtaaccaactttttcaatggattagacctcttcatttagatgatgatgaaggcaacccagctcccagagttgctgaagaagcacgtaatgaagggataaatgtagaaagagtattagaggaggaggtgggatctagcagcgctgactctttggatGAACTTTTCctcccaagaccaagaaacactggaattccacattcttccaatcctacacaaccacaacatcgtgctgatactaatgatagctctagtacaagatcaggagactcacctaccaccggaggtgggaatgatgaaggacatagtggagctggaggtagtggagctggaggtagtggtggtggatatggaaactattatggaccaccacctcccggatatatgagccccttcactggtgaggcaaacttcacgcatgcaacacaagatgatgaccatggcagtaggcgggcaggaccaggaattggtgccatagggaaggactatactcgcagagaaagaggcaaggggattttgtcaagtcaagaagatgactcgttatctagaacttcagactctgttggattgggaagtagtaactatggttatactcataaccaaccatttccctacccttcatatccctacccttcatatcccattcctgttgggatggaatcgagcgactcatggaaacaatcccagcctcaatcttcaaatgatttttcttatggacaacctcaaccaatctcggatccatatgggtggcatgttaacaattacatgcaaaactattttggggatttatcatttgataactactcttcacaatacactcattctacacatagagatgatgaagatagtgaaaaatttgaacctcataggaactctatgtggtactaa
- the LOC103401299 gene encoding DNA repair protein REV1 isoform X2, with protein MSLNSSRSAGSSGQRSNSKRSFNSNSSNSNSKKKQQQTAANQKTLGASWGANSLSSSRSSFKKAPFSDFGSYMVEKNRKLHNQFGTEASASSHSGSNTGNDIFRGVSIFVDGYTVPPNQELRGYMLHFGGQYENYFSRHRVTHIICSNLPDSKIKNLRSFSGGLPVVKPSWILDSVSANKLLSWVPYQLEQIACNQPLLSAFFSPKVIPDSGDPLRDAANQVTYESEVTSLVGAIVEAATGSDVGGSTEHRGKISGESDNIMFENNNGEPGQVPYVSSEKDCEVQIADMTTLDSEEHDSVKDELQCSTHQTSASDCSYHLPSSSNVGSSRSHSTLGDSNFVENYFKSSRLHFIGTWRNRYRKRFPSSFKGFKNTEPNLSASTSFQKAAIIHIDMDCFFVSVVIRKRPEFKDRPVAVCHSDNPKGTAEISSANYPARNYGVKAGMFVRDAKAICPNLVIIPYDFEAYEEVADQFYDILHKHCNKVQAVSCDEAFLDVTDVEGVEPEVLASIVRKEIFETTGCSASAGIAINMLMARLATKTAKPDGQCYIPTEKVDDYLHQLPIKELPGIGHTLEQKLKKQNVQTCGQLRMISKDSLQKNFGMKTGEMLWNHSRGIDNRLVGVIQDSKSIGAEVNWGVRFKDLKDSQHFLSSLCKEVSLRLQGCGVLGRTFTLKIKKRSKDAGEPVKYMGCGECENLSHSVTVPAATDDVEVLQRIAKKLFGSFSIDVKEIRGIGLQVSKLESTDTSKQGFGIKSLKSWLTSASRSTEKKSNFHSISRVKVNIADYLTDCEDRRSGGTSGPVGNDSHGIQTPVLNSLTSGEPSLDQVSEPPPLCHLDLGVIESLPPELFTELNGIYGGKLVDYVAKNKRENSSATVPHEQVHGARIGVERPLLNDVVPKNETSVEIRLPAHRKNDVSSSASLGPPAEKPLELLGPSNKDHSGPSDPALNHKLWIGSPPGWVDEFKYSKCMVLNVFAELYYKSGSSQNLSTILRNTILESQHPPDPSSDSWIEAVYSFSELLREYINLKIDSDIEEIYVCFRLLRRFTMKSKLFLQVYNNVFPYLQTSVAESYGGNLHI; from the exons ATGAGTTTGAATTCGTCTCGCTCCGCCGGCTCGTCCGGCCAGCGATCCAATTCCAAGCGGAGCTTCAATTCCAACTCTTCGAACAGTAACTCCaagaagaagcagcagcagACGGCGGCCAACCAGAAAACCCTAGGCGCCTCTTGGGGCGCcaattctctctcctcctctcgCTCCTCCTTCAAAAAAGCTCCCTTCTCCGATTTTGGCAG TTACATGGTAGAGAAGAACAGGAAACTTCATAATCAGTTCGGTACAGAAGCTTCAGCTTCTTCACACAGTGGTTCAAATACCGGAAATGATATTTTTCGCGGGGTTTCGATATTTGTAGATGGCTACACGGTTCCTCCCAATCAG GAACTGCGAGGCTACATGTTGCACTTCGGTGGACAATATGAGAATTATTTTTCCAGACATCGTGTCACACATATCATTTGCAGTAATCTTCCTGacagcaaaataaaaaatttaag GTCTTTTAGTGGAGGGCTCCCAGTGGTGAAACCCTCCTGGATATTAGATTCAGTTTCTGCTAACAAACTCTTGAGTT GGGTTCCTTACCAACTTGAACAGATTGCTTGCAACCAACCATTGCTGTCAGCCTTCTTTTCCCCAAAAGTAATCCCAGACTCTGGCGATCCATTGAGAGATGCTGCTAATCAAGTAACATATGAAAGTGAGGTTACATCGCTGGTGGGAGCCATAGTGGAAGCTGCTACCGGATCTGATGTGGGCGGATCCACAGAACATAGAGGGAAAATTAGTGGAGAATCTGATAACATTATGTTTGAGAACAACAATGGAGAACCTGGTCAGGTGCCATATGTAAGTAGTGAAAAAGATTGTGAAGTGCAAATTGCAGATATGACTACTTTGGACTCAGAAGAGCATGACAGTGTAAAAGATGAACTTCAGTGTAGTACCCACCAAACATCAGCTTCCGATTGCAGCTACCACTTGCCAAGCTCTTCAAATGTCGGGTCTAGTAGAAGTCATTCAACTCTTGGGGATTCCAATTTCGTGGAAAACTATTTTAAG AGCTCAAGGCTGCACTTCATAGGAACATGGAGAAATCGGTATCGTAAACGTTTTCCAAGTTCCTTTAAAGGGTTTAAGAACACAGAGCCTAATCTTAGTGCTTCGACGAGTTTTCAGAAGGCTGCCATTATACATATTGACATG GACTGTTTTTTCGTGTCAGTGGTCATCAGGAAACGTCCTGAGTTTAAGGATAGGCCTGTAGCTGTATGCCATTCTGATAATCCAAAGGGAACTGCTGAAATTTCATCTGCAAACTACCCTGCTCGAAATTATG GAGTGAAGGCTGGGATGTTTGTTAGAGATGCCAAGGCTATTTGTCCAAACCTTGTCATTATTCCATATGATTTTGAAGCTTATGAGGAG GTAGCTGATCAGTTCTATGACATCTTGCATAAGCACTGCAATAAAGTACAG gCAGTAAGCTGCGATGAAGCATTTTTAGATGTCACAGATGTGGAAGGGGTAGAGCCTGAGGTGTTAGCTTCAATTGTAAGAAAAGAGATCTTTGAGACAACTGGATGCTCTGCAAGTGCTGGCATAGCCATAAATATGCTTATGGCTCGCCTTGCCACTAAAACTGCTAAGCCAGATGGTCAATGCTATATTCCTACTGAAAAG GTGGATGATTATTTACATCAACTTCCTATCAAGGAACTTCCAGGAATAGGACACACTTTAGAGCAGAagttgaagaaacaaaatgttCAGACGTGTGGACAGTTGCGTATGATTTCaaag GACTCTCTTCAAAAGAACTTTGGGATGAAAACTGGGGAGATGTTGTGGAATCATAGTAGGGGCATTGATAACCGGCTAGTTGGGGTGATTCAG GATAGCAAGTCTATTGGTGCTGAAGTGAATTGGGGCGTGAGGTTCAAGGATTTGAAAGAT agTCAACACTTCCTCTCAAGTCTCTGCAAAGAGGTGTCTTTACGCTTGCAAGGATGTGGGGTGCTGGGCCGTACTTTTACCCTTAAG ATTAAAAAAAGAAGTAAAGATGCAGGGGAGCCAGTAAAGTATATGGGCTGCGGAGAATGTGAAAACTTGAGCCACTCTGTAACG GTTCCAGCTGCTACTGATGatgtggaagttcttcaaagaatagcaaagaagcTCTTTGGGTCTTTCTCTATAG ATGTTAAGGAGATCCGTGGTATTGGCTTGCAAGTTTCCAAGCTTGAGAGCACTGACACTTCAAAGCAAG gatttggcATAAAATCTTTAAAGTCGTGGCTCACATCAGCCTCAAGGAGTACAGAAAAGAAATCTAATTTTCATTCTATATCTAGGGTGAAGGTGAATATAg CGGATTATCTTACAGATTGTGAGGATCGGAGAAGTGGTGGAACTTCAGGCCCAGTTGGCAACGATTCACATGGTATTCAAACTCCAGTGCTCAATAGTCTGACTAGTGGTGAACCTTCTCTGGACCAGGTTTCTGAACCACCACCTTTATGCCATCTTGATTTGGGAGTTATTGAGAGTCTTCCTCCTGAATTATTTACGGAACTAAATGGAATCTATGGTGGGAAGTTAGTTGATTATGTTGCTAAAAATAAACGAGAAAATTCCAGTGCTACTGTACCACATGAACAAGTACACG GTGCAAGGATTGGGGTTGAGAGACCACTTCTTAATGATGTGGTCCCCAAGAACGAAACATCAGTAGAAATCAGG CTTCCTGCACACAGGAAAAATGACGTATCTTCAAGTGCTTCCTTGGGCCCTCCTGCAGAAAAGCCTCTGGAATTATTAGGTCCGAGTAACAAGGATCATTCGGGACCAAGTGATCCTGCTTTGAACCACAAACTTTGGATTGGAAGTCCTCCTGGGTGGGTTGATGAGTTCAAATACAGCAAGTGCATGGTGTTAAATGTTTTTGCTGAGTTGTATTACAAATCAGGGTCAAGTCAAAATTTATCCACCATTCTGCGAAATACTATTTTGGAATCTCAACATCCTCCGGATCCAAGTTCTGACAGCTGGATTGAAGCTGTATACAGCTTCTCTGAGCTTCTCAGGGAGTATATTAACTTAAAGATTGACTCAGATATTGAAGAGATCTATGTTTGTTTTCGTCTTCTTAGAAG GTTTACAATGAAATCAAAATTGTTCTTACAAGTATACAACAATGTCTTTCCTTACCTTCAG ACATCTGTCGCTGAGAGTTATGGAGGAAACTTGCACATATAG
- the LOC103401299 gene encoding DNA repair protein REV1 isoform X1 has translation MSLNSSRSAGSSGQRSNSKRSFNSNSSNSNSKKKQQQTAANQKTLGASWGANSLSSSRSSFKKAPFSDFGSYMVEKNRKLHNQFGTEASASSHSGSNTGNDIFRGVSIFVDGYTVPPNQELRGYMLHFGGQYENYFSRHRVTHIICSNLPDSKIKNLRSFSGGLPVVKPSWILDSVSANKLLSWVPYQLEQIACNQPLLSAFFSPKVIPDSGDPLRDAANQVTYESEVTSLVGAIVEAATGSDVGGSTEHRGKISGESDNIMFENNNGEPGQVPYVSSEKDCEVQIADMTTLDSEEHDSVKDELQCSTHQTSASDCSYHLPSSSNVGSSRSHSTLGDSNFVENYFKSSRLHFIGTWRNRYRKRFPSSFKGFKNTEPNLSASTSFQKAAIIHIDMDCFFVSVVIRKRPEFKDRPVAVCHSDNPKGTAEISSANYPARNYGVKAGMFVRDAKAICPNLVIIPYDFEAYEEVADQFYDILHKHCNKVQAVSCDEAFLDVTDVEGVEPEVLASIVRKEIFETTGCSASAGIAINMLMARLATKTAKPDGQCYIPTEKVDDYLHQLPIKELPGIGHTLEQKLKKQNVQTCGQLRMISKDSLQKNFGMKTGEMLWNHSRGIDNRLVGVIQDSKSIGAEVNWGVRFKDLKDSQHFLSSLCKEVSLRLQGCGVLGRTFTLKIKKRSKDAGEPVKYMGCGECENLSHSVTVPAATDDVEVLQRIAKKLFGSFSIDVKEIRGIGLQVSKLESTDTSKQGAGFGIKSLKSWLTSASRSTEKKSNFHSISRVKVNIAFTADYLTDCEDRRSGGTSGPVGNDSHGIQTPVLNSLTSGEPSLDQVSEPPPLCHLDLGVIESLPPELFTELNGIYGGKLVDYVAKNKRENSSATVPHEQVHGARIGVERPLLNDVVPKNETSVEIRHTIVEKEAIPSAVVGGNHHVEVSTSGLGNTDIMPSSLSQIDTLVLQQLPQELRVDILGQLPAHRKNDVSSSASLGPPAEKPLELLGPSNKDHSGPSDPALNHKLWIGSPPGWVDEFKYSKCMVLNVFAELYYKSGSSQNLSTILRNTILESQHPPDPSSDSWIEAVYSFSELLREYINLKIDSDIEEIYVCFRLLRRFTMKSKLFLQVYNNVFPYLQTSVAESYGGNLHI, from the exons ATGAGTTTGAATTCGTCTCGCTCCGCCGGCTCGTCCGGCCAGCGATCCAATTCCAAGCGGAGCTTCAATTCCAACTCTTCGAACAGTAACTCCaagaagaagcagcagcagACGGCGGCCAACCAGAAAACCCTAGGCGCCTCTTGGGGCGCcaattctctctcctcctctcgCTCCTCCTTCAAAAAAGCTCCCTTCTCCGATTTTGGCAG TTACATGGTAGAGAAGAACAGGAAACTTCATAATCAGTTCGGTACAGAAGCTTCAGCTTCTTCACACAGTGGTTCAAATACCGGAAATGATATTTTTCGCGGGGTTTCGATATTTGTAGATGGCTACACGGTTCCTCCCAATCAG GAACTGCGAGGCTACATGTTGCACTTCGGTGGACAATATGAGAATTATTTTTCCAGACATCGTGTCACACATATCATTTGCAGTAATCTTCCTGacagcaaaataaaaaatttaag GTCTTTTAGTGGAGGGCTCCCAGTGGTGAAACCCTCCTGGATATTAGATTCAGTTTCTGCTAACAAACTCTTGAGTT GGGTTCCTTACCAACTTGAACAGATTGCTTGCAACCAACCATTGCTGTCAGCCTTCTTTTCCCCAAAAGTAATCCCAGACTCTGGCGATCCATTGAGAGATGCTGCTAATCAAGTAACATATGAAAGTGAGGTTACATCGCTGGTGGGAGCCATAGTGGAAGCTGCTACCGGATCTGATGTGGGCGGATCCACAGAACATAGAGGGAAAATTAGTGGAGAATCTGATAACATTATGTTTGAGAACAACAATGGAGAACCTGGTCAGGTGCCATATGTAAGTAGTGAAAAAGATTGTGAAGTGCAAATTGCAGATATGACTACTTTGGACTCAGAAGAGCATGACAGTGTAAAAGATGAACTTCAGTGTAGTACCCACCAAACATCAGCTTCCGATTGCAGCTACCACTTGCCAAGCTCTTCAAATGTCGGGTCTAGTAGAAGTCATTCAACTCTTGGGGATTCCAATTTCGTGGAAAACTATTTTAAG AGCTCAAGGCTGCACTTCATAGGAACATGGAGAAATCGGTATCGTAAACGTTTTCCAAGTTCCTTTAAAGGGTTTAAGAACACAGAGCCTAATCTTAGTGCTTCGACGAGTTTTCAGAAGGCTGCCATTATACATATTGACATG GACTGTTTTTTCGTGTCAGTGGTCATCAGGAAACGTCCTGAGTTTAAGGATAGGCCTGTAGCTGTATGCCATTCTGATAATCCAAAGGGAACTGCTGAAATTTCATCTGCAAACTACCCTGCTCGAAATTATG GAGTGAAGGCTGGGATGTTTGTTAGAGATGCCAAGGCTATTTGTCCAAACCTTGTCATTATTCCATATGATTTTGAAGCTTATGAGGAG GTAGCTGATCAGTTCTATGACATCTTGCATAAGCACTGCAATAAAGTACAG gCAGTAAGCTGCGATGAAGCATTTTTAGATGTCACAGATGTGGAAGGGGTAGAGCCTGAGGTGTTAGCTTCAATTGTAAGAAAAGAGATCTTTGAGACAACTGGATGCTCTGCAAGTGCTGGCATAGCCATAAATATGCTTATGGCTCGCCTTGCCACTAAAACTGCTAAGCCAGATGGTCAATGCTATATTCCTACTGAAAAG GTGGATGATTATTTACATCAACTTCCTATCAAGGAACTTCCAGGAATAGGACACACTTTAGAGCAGAagttgaagaaacaaaatgttCAGACGTGTGGACAGTTGCGTATGATTTCaaag GACTCTCTTCAAAAGAACTTTGGGATGAAAACTGGGGAGATGTTGTGGAATCATAGTAGGGGCATTGATAACCGGCTAGTTGGGGTGATTCAG GATAGCAAGTCTATTGGTGCTGAAGTGAATTGGGGCGTGAGGTTCAAGGATTTGAAAGAT agTCAACACTTCCTCTCAAGTCTCTGCAAAGAGGTGTCTTTACGCTTGCAAGGATGTGGGGTGCTGGGCCGTACTTTTACCCTTAAG ATTAAAAAAAGAAGTAAAGATGCAGGGGAGCCAGTAAAGTATATGGGCTGCGGAGAATGTGAAAACTTGAGCCACTCTGTAACG GTTCCAGCTGCTACTGATGatgtggaagttcttcaaagaatagcaaagaagcTCTTTGGGTCTTTCTCTATAG ATGTTAAGGAGATCCGTGGTATTGGCTTGCAAGTTTCCAAGCTTGAGAGCACTGACACTTCAAAGCAAGGTGCAG gatttggcATAAAATCTTTAAAGTCGTGGCTCACATCAGCCTCAAGGAGTACAGAAAAGAAATCTAATTTTCATTCTATATCTAGGGTGAAGGTGAATATAg CTTTCACAGCGGATTATCTTACAGATTGTGAGGATCGGAGAAGTGGTGGAACTTCAGGCCCAGTTGGCAACGATTCACATGGTATTCAAACTCCAGTGCTCAATAGTCTGACTAGTGGTGAACCTTCTCTGGACCAGGTTTCTGAACCACCACCTTTATGCCATCTTGATTTGGGAGTTATTGAGAGTCTTCCTCCTGAATTATTTACGGAACTAAATGGAATCTATGGTGGGAAGTTAGTTGATTATGTTGCTAAAAATAAACGAGAAAATTCCAGTGCTACTGTACCACATGAACAAGTACACG GTGCAAGGATTGGGGTTGAGAGACCACTTCTTAATGATGTGGTCCCCAAGAACGAAACATCAGTAGAAATCAGG CATACAATAGTAGAAAAAGAAGCAATTCCTTCTGCTGTGGTGGGAGGGAACCATCATGTGGAAGTTTCTACATCAGGTCTTGGAAACACTGATATAATGCCGTCATCTTTAAGTCAAATAGATACCTTAGTGTTGCAACAGTTGCCTCAAGAACTGAGAGTTGACATACTCGGGCAGCTTCCTGCACACAGGAAAAATGACGTATCTTCAAGTGCTTCCTTGGGCCCTCCTGCAGAAAAGCCTCTGGAATTATTAGGTCCGAGTAACAAGGATCATTCGGGACCAAGTGATCCTGCTTTGAACCACAAACTTTGGATTGGAAGTCCTCCTGGGTGGGTTGATGAGTTCAAATACAGCAAGTGCATGGTGTTAAATGTTTTTGCTGAGTTGTATTACAAATCAGGGTCAAGTCAAAATTTATCCACCATTCTGCGAAATACTATTTTGGAATCTCAACATCCTCCGGATCCAAGTTCTGACAGCTGGATTGAAGCTGTATACAGCTTCTCTGAGCTTCTCAGGGAGTATATTAACTTAAAGATTGACTCAGATATTGAAGAGATCTATGTTTGTTTTCGTCTTCTTAGAAG GTTTACAATGAAATCAAAATTGTTCTTACAAGTATACAACAATGTCTTTCCTTACCTTCAG ACATCTGTCGCTGAGAGTTATGGAGGAAACTTGCACATATAG